The genomic DNA GCGCGCCCGCCGGCTCCGTCCGCCGTGGAACGGGAGCTTGCGCTCCTTGATCCCGAAAACATGACCCCAATGCAGGCGCTTGCCGCGCTCGCCGCGTTGAAGGGAATGTTGAAACGATCATGATCCGCCGAGCGCTTTTCGCCGGGGCGATGATCGCCATGTGCGCGGGCGCGCTTCATGCCCGCGACGCCGTGGAGGCGCGGTACGTCGAACTAAAGGACGGCTACGCGAAGCTGACGGACGACAAGGCGCGCAAACTTTATCGGCACAACTGGCTAAAACTCGTGAAGGGATTCGTGGAGCTGGAACGGCGATATCCCAAGTCCGCGCGCGCGGACGACGCGCTCTACATGGCGGCGAAGCTCTACGAAGAATTGTACGAAGTGAGCTTCGCGAGCGACGACCTGCGCGACGCGGTGCGCCTGAACGACGAACTTGCGAAAAAGTATCCGTCCTCGAATCTCGCCGACGACGCGCTCGTGCGCGCGGCGCGCATCCTCGAGCGGCTGGGGGACAAGTCCGGAGCCTTCGAGCGCTATGAGCGCTGCGTCGCACGGCATCCTCGGGGTGATCTGACGCACGAGGCGCGAAAGGCGGCAAAACGTCTTGCGCCGAAGGTGGCCAGGGCGACTGCCACCCCGGCGCCGACGCCCAAACCGCCCGCCGCGCCCGCCGACGAGCTTGCACAAATACTCTCCGCGGAGCTTGGCGTGCCGGTGCTGACGCGCGTCGATCATTGGAGTGACGAGGACTACACGCGCGTCGTCATCGAGACATCCGAAAAGGTCGACTTCGAGCACGCGCTGATCGAAAAATCCGACGGCAGCGATCTGCCGCGCCGTCTCTACTTCGATCTGCATGGCGCGGCGCGCGCGCCGGACATCGCGAACGAGCTGCCAATCCACGACGGGTTGCTTGAGCGCGTGCGCGTCGGTGAATTCAACGAGGACACCGTGCGCGTCGTGCTGGATTTCGACAACGTCGAGGACTTCACCGTCTTTCCGCTGCTCGATCCGTTCCGCATCGTCGTCGATGTCACCGGCCGCCGGACCGCGCCGGAGGCGGGCGCGCCGTGGGTGGTCGTCATCGATGCGGGTCACGGCGGCAAGGACCCCGGCGCGATGAGCAAACACGGCGGTCGCGAGTCGCTCATCACGCTCGGCATCGCGCGCGAGGTGAACCGTCTTCTGGCGCAAAATCCCCGCGTGAAACCGGTGATGACGCGCGCGACCGACGAGTTCATCCCCCTGCCCGGCCGGACCGCGATCGCCAACCGCGCCGGCGCGGACCTGTTTGTGTCGATCCACATCAACGCGGCGCGAAACCGCGACGCCGCCGGCGTCGAAATCTACCATTTCGCGCCCCGGGCCAGACCCGAGCATCGGGAACTCGTAGCCGCGGAAAACCAGACCGACGCCGAAAGCGTCGTCGCGCTGGATGACCTGATCACGGTGCTCAACTTGTCGCACAAACATGTCGAGAGCCAGATGCTGGCGCGCGCGGTTCACACGCGCATGCTTTCGAACGCGCGCGCGCGGTACGCCGACGTGGTGGAGCGAAAAGTGCACAGCGCGCCGTTTTACGTGCTGCTTGGCGCGCGCATGCCGGCCGTGCTCGTCGAGTGCGGATTCATCACCAATTCCGTTGAGGGAAAACGCCTGAAAGACGCCGCGTATCAGAAAGAGCTTGCCAAGGGCATCGCGGACGGCATCATGGAGTTCCTGGAGGGCTACCAATGACGCCGGACATCGACGGGCTGATCGATCAGTACCTCGTTTATATCCGAGCGGAAAAGGGCC from bacterium includes the following:
- a CDS encoding N-acetylmuramoyl-L-alanine amidase yields the protein MIRRALFAGAMIAMCAGALHARDAVEARYVELKDGYAKLTDDKARKLYRHNWLKLVKGFVELERRYPKSARADDALYMAAKLYEELYEVSFASDDLRDAVRLNDELAKKYPSSNLADDALVRAARILERLGDKSGAFERYERCVARHPRGDLTHEARKAAKRLAPKVARATATPAPTPKPPAAPADELAQILSAELGVPVLTRVDHWSDEDYTRVVIETSEKVDFEHALIEKSDGSDLPRRLYFDLHGAARAPDIANELPIHDGLLERVRVGEFNEDTVRVVLDFDNVEDFTVFPLLDPFRIVVDVTGRRTAPEAGAPWVVVIDAGHGGKDPGAMSKHGGRESLITLGIAREVNRLLAQNPRVKPVMTRATDEFIPLPGRTAIANRAGADLFVSIHINAARNRDAAGVEIYHFAPRARPEHRELVAAENQTDAESVVALDDLITVLNLSHKHVESQMLARAVHTRMLSNARARYADVVERKVHSAPFYVLLGARMPAVLVECGFITNSVEGKRLKDAAYQKELAKGIADGIMEFLEGYQ